ttcaaaaatttgtttattctttcttttaactAATAAAGGaggagagaaacaaaaaagataaggggaagagagaaagtgagaaaccattttttttttcaattggtaaATGAATAATACTCAATATTAATAGTGAGTACTCTTTgctcactatttttttttttttcaatcaaattgGTGAAGTTGTAGAGGAGAGTTTTTAAGCATTTTCATTAAATTGtctaatcaaataacaaaaaaatgatttttgtttgagTGCTAATAGTGTTCTAATGTCAAAACACATGACAATTCATGTAagttttgtaaagtttctcttaattattattattatgagaaaaatgagaagaaagaaaaacaatgagggGAGGGGAATTTGGCAAACCGTGGCATGATTCCTTTGGAGAATGAAACAAAAAGCAGATAAtattaagaaatgaaaaagtaatTCTATGCTGACATATTGCATGTTGATTGAAGCAAATGGCATCCCATCAATTACCGTTAACTGAAAAAGGACGTAACCTGACCAAACAAACTAAGCTGTCCATTTCATGGGACCCAGGTTGCGGCTGCCCACGGCACTAATTAATGATTCTAGACTTCTAGTATTTGATTGGCACATAGATAGATAGATACTTGTCCATCGCTCTATACAGATGAACCCAATTGTTGGATCACCCCTCATTCATTGTTCAATATATGTACCGTCGAGAATTTACCAaaatgtgaaaatatatatatatatatatatatatatatatatatatatatattcttatttatttattgtttggtAAATGGTAAGTGTATTCTTATTTTCAAATGGAGATGGAATTCATTTTTGCAACTCCAACACTACATTCCAAGTTGTATCTcagctcttttttatttttatctttttttttttgttaaaatacttaaaaatattcctattttttttaatttcaaaaacaatatatgaatatttatatatatgaggGTGAGGGAAATGGAAAAgcagtttttagtttttatttttattttttataagtaaaatgGAAAAGCAGTTAATATAGTTGGTTGAGGGTTGAGGTAGATAGGTGTAGTAACCACTAACCGGAATTGTTTGGTATGGGGCAATCTCTGCTTCTTCTTCCACGGTCCCTCGTCTTGAATGTCATCGACGTTGAACAGAAACGATGAATCCGAAGGAAGTTTCAAATCCCTCTTCCGCCAGGCAGCGACAAACACGGCAGCAATCTGCGTCAGCGGGCTACCGGCGAGCTTCTTGTACCGGTACCGCCTCGTGCCCGACAAGAACACAACCAACCCAAGCAGAATGGCGAATGCGCAGATTCCGTAACCCCACTCCCTCCCAAGATTGTCCTGGATGTACACCAGAACTGTCACCGCCCCTAGCGATCCGATGcttatgaagaagaagaaccaGTTGAAGAAGTTCGTCATTTGGAGCCTTTCCCCTTTGTCGGAATCGTCAAACTGGTCCGACCCGAATCCTGACACGCTTGATTTTAGACCCCCGGTGCCCAGGGCGGTGAGGTACAGCGCCATATACAGAACTACTAGCTGATTGCCGCTTGCCGGGATGCAGGGTCGAACACCGCCGGCGGTGCATTTTGGGGGTCGGAGGCTGGGGATTACGGTTGAGATTGTCAAGATCGTGACACCCTAATCACCAATCGATCGAGGAATCAAATCAAGAACTCCTACAGATgcctatttaaaatttaaaaaaaaaaaaaaaaaaaaaaacagagtagAAGAAATCTTACAGCTGCTTGTACGATGGCGAAGATGGCAATTGTGAGATACCTGGGAAAAGGGTAAGCAAATCAAGCATATTTAGCAAGTTTTAATGGAGTATTTAGGAATGGGAAGAACAGGAAGAGTGAAGTGAATTTTTAGAGTATTCAACCTCCCAAGAAAGGTGTCTGCAATAAAGCCGCCGAATAAACAGAGCATGAAGGAGGTGCCGAGGAAGTTGGTGACTGTGTTGGCAGCGGTAGCATTTCCCAAATGCATTGTAGAAGTCAAATAAGTCACCAGATTGACGGCGATACCCAGCGTCGTTAACCTCTCCATTGCCTCTCCGCCTGAAGAAAAAGTAACGGATCATTAGTATGGAAGAAGATCAGGAATAAaggtagaaaaatatatataaaaatggtgGATGTGAGACCCAAAATCATGGCGGCGGCGGTCCATCCGCCGGTTTTAGACCTCTCGGCTGGACGGCCTTTGTAGTCCCAGGCATCTGGGAGGGTTTCCCCTTGTGCAGTACTCAttgtgttgttttttctttatcagGAGGATTGCTGAAANNNNNNNNNNNNNNNNNNNNNNNNNNNNNNNNNNNNNNNNNNNNNNNNNNNNNNNNNNNNNNNNNNNNNNNNNNNNNNNNNNNNNNNNNNNNNNNNNNNNGGAAAActtgacaaaatttttttaaactttcacgcgttttgaaattatttttctaatgttcaaaaactcttaatttagagtatcgaacttttaattttttgcaatatctAAATCTGTTTGAAAATACtgttaaatcttatcaaaattttcaaaatacttttatataaaaaaaaattacaaatattaagGCGTATGTATTTTCCTGaatttttgcaattattttattttatttttttataataaaaaataaagatattttataaattttgacaAAGATTTAACATAAAATCCTAACGAAATGGGAACATTTCAAAAAGTTGAAAGTTCTATAccctaaattaagagtttttgaagaTTAAGAGAGTAAGCATTATTAGCagtttcaccaaattttacttactaaaataattaaaagtacacatttctctattttaactattaattttttttcgaGCACCACAGCCACATCACAATTTTAACAATCtatttttactattctatttaaatattattgttcaaaaatttgtttattctttcttttaactAATAAAGGaggagagaaacaaaaaagaaaaggggaagagagaaaccatttttttttttcaattggtaaATGAATAATACTCAATATTAATAGTGAGTACTCTTCgctcactattttttttttttttaatcaaattggtGAAGTTGTAGAGGAGAGTTTTTAAGCATTTTCATTAAATTGtctaatcaaataacaaaaaaatgatttttgtttgagTGCTAATAGTGTTCTAATGTCAAAACACACGACAATTCATGTAagttttgtaaagtttctcttaattattattattatgagaaaaatgagaagaaagaaaaacaatgagggGAGGGGAATTTGGCAAACCGTGGCATGATTCCTTTGGAGAATGAAACAAAAAGCAGATAAtattaagaaatgaaaaagtaatTCTATGCTGACATATTGCATGTTGATTGAAGCAAATGGCATCCCATCAATTACCGTTAACTGAAAAAGGACGTAACCTGACCAAACAAACTAAGCTGTCCATTTCATGGGACCCAGGTTGCGGCTGCCCACGGCACTAATTAATGATTCTAGACTTCTAGTATTTGATTGGCACATAGATAGATAGATACTTGTCCATCGCTCTATACAGATGAACCCAATTGTTGGATCACCCCTCATTCATTGTTCAATATATGTACCGTCGAGAATTTACCAaaatgtgaaaatatatatatatatatatatatatatatatatatatatatattcttatttatttattgtttggtAAATGGTAAGTGTATTCTTATTTTCAAATGGAGATGGAATTCATTTTTGCAACTCCAACACTACATTCCAAGTTGTATCTcagctcttttttatttttatctttttttttttgttaaaatacttaaaaatattcctattttttttaatttcaaaaacaatatatgaatatttatatatatgaggGTGAGGGAAATGGAAAAgcagtttttagtttttatttttattttttataagtaaaatgGAAAAGCAGTTAATATAGTTGGTTGAGGGTTGAGGTAGATAGGTGTAGTAACCACTAACCGGAATTGTTTGGTATGGGGCAATCTCTGCTTCTTCTTCCACGGTCCCTCGTCTTGAATGTCATCGACGTTGAACAGAAACGATGAATCCGAAGGAAGTTTCAAATCCCTCTTCCGCCAGGCAGCGACAAACACGGCAGCAATCTGCGTCAGCGGGCTACCGGCGAGCTTCTTGTACCGGTACCGCCTAGTGCCCGACAAGAACACAACCAACCCAAGCAGAATGGCGAATGCGCAGATTCCGTAACCCCACTCCCTCCCGAGATTGTCCTGGATGTACACCAGAACTGTCACCGCCCCTAGCGATCCGATGcttatgaagaagaagaaccaGTTGAAGAAGTTCGTCATTTGGAGCCTTTCCCCTTTGTCGGAATCGTCAAACTGGTCCGACCCAAATCCTGACACGCTTGATTTTAGACCCCCGGTGCCCAGGGCGGTGAGGTACAGCGCCATATACAGAACTACTAACTGCGTGCCGCTCGCCGGGATGCAGGGTCGAACACCGCCGGCGGTGCATTTTGGGGGTCGGAGGCTGGGGATTACGGTTGAGATTGTCAAGATCGTGACACCCTAATCACCAATCGATCGAGGAATCAAATCAAGAACTCCTACAGATgcctatttaaaattaaaaaaaaaaaaaaaaaaaaacagagtagAAGAAATCTTACAGCTGCTTGTACGATGGCGAAGATGGCAATTGTGAGATACCTGGGAAAAGGGTAAGCAAATCAAGCATTTTTAGCAAGTTTTAATGGAGTATTTAGGAATGGGAAGAACAGGAAGAGTGAAGTGAATTTTTAGAGTATTCAACCTCCCAAGAAAGGTGTCTGCAATAAAGCCGCCGAATAAACAGAGCATGAAGGAGGTGCCGAGGAAGTTGGTGACTGTGTTGGCAGCGGTAGCATTTCCCAAATGCATAGTAGAAGTCAAATAAGTCACCAGATTGACTGCAATACCCAGCGTCGTTAACCTCTCCATTGCCTCTCCGCCTGAAGAAAAAGTAGGGGATTATTAGTATGGAAGAAGATCAGGAATAAAGGtagaaaaagatatataaaaatggTAGATGTGAGACCCAAAATCATGGCGGCGGCGGTCCAACCGCCGGTTTTAGACCTCTCGGCCGGACGGCCTTTGTAGTCCCAGGCATCTGGGAGGGTTTCCCCTTGTGCAGTACTCAttgtgttgttttttctttatcgGGAGGATTGCTGAAAACTCTCGCGTAGCAGTTGTGGGGCTACTATCCTATTTGTAGCGCGCGAGggctccaaaaacaaaaaatgctgaTTTTTTTATGAAGTGACACCTGTAAGATAGGTTTGAGTCCTTGGTATCTCAGCCGTTCATCTAAATCGTCTCCCGGCCAATGATataattggaattggaattggaaCCATCATAGACTaacaaaaataccttttaaGATGTttattttcctataattt
This genomic interval from Corylus avellana chromosome ca3, CavTom2PMs-1.0 contains the following:
- the LOC132176172 gene encoding protein NRT1/ PTR FAMILY 6.3-like, with protein sequence MSTAQGETLPDAWDYKGRPAERSKTGGWTAAAMILGGEAMERLTTLGIAVNLVTYLTSTMHLGNATAANTVTNFLGTSFMLCLFGGFIADTFLGRYLTIAIFAIVQAAGVTILTISTVIPSLRPPKCTAGGVRPCIPASGNQLVVLYMALYLTALGTGGLKSSVSGFGSDQFDDSDKGERLQMTNFFNWFFFFISIGSLGAVTVLVYIQDNLGREWGYGICAFAILLGLVVFLSGTRRYRYKKLAGSPLTQIAAVFVAAWRKRDLKLPSDSSFLFNVDDIQDEGPWKKKQRLPHTKQFRFLDKAAIKYPEMGGSITAVNKWYVSTLIDVEEVKLVIRMLPIWATTIMFWTVYAQMTTFSVSQATTMDRRIGSFQIPAASLTVFFVGSILLTVPIYDRIIVPIAGKLLKNPQGLTPLQRIGVGLVFSIFAMVAAALTELKRLKAARSHALTDDPTAVIPLSVFWLVPQFFFVGSGEAFTYIGQLDFFLRECPKGMKTISTGLFLSTLSLGFFVSSLLVTVVHKVTGNKKPWLADNLNQGKLYDFYWLLAILSALNLVVYLVCAKWYVYKDKRLAEEGIELEEVDPSCHA
- the LOC132174034 gene encoding protein NRT1/ PTR FAMILY 6.3-like — translated: MSTAQGETLPDAWDYKGRPAERSKTGGWTAAAMILGGEAMERLTTLGIAVNLVTYLTSTMHLGNATAANTVTNFLGTSFMLCLFGGFIADTFLGRYLTIAIFAIVQAAGVTILTISTVIPSLRPPKCTAGGVRPCIPASGTQLVVLYMALYLTALGTGGLKSSVSGFGSDQFDDSDKGERLQMTNFFNWFFFFISIGSLGAVTVLVYIQDNLGREWGYGICAFAILLGLVVFLSGTRRYRYKKLAGSPLTQIAAVFVAAWRKRDLKLPSDSSFLFNVDDIQDEGPWKKKQRLPHTKQFRLVVTTPIYLNPQPTILTAFPFYL